The window TAGTTCAGTTGGTTAGAACGCCGGCCTGTCAAGCCGGAGGTCGAGGGTTCGAGTCCCTTCGGTCCCGCTATAATGAAAAGCCCTATCTAGATGGGGCTTTTCTATTTAATAACAATATCATTTATATCTCATGACTGATTCTTTTTTATTATAAATACTTCCAGATGTCATCCCGATTTATCGGGAAGTCTCCTCCACCCCACAAGTAAAAGAGTTTCCCCTTCAGCCGGATTTTTTGTTTGTACTAACCTTCCCATTTCCTTAGTCTCTACCTATAAATAAAAGGTTCTAATGGAAAACATCCTCCAATACTTTGAAAATATCCCAACGGATCACCGCTCCTTACTTTTGGTGGGCGGACTTGCATTTTTCTTTTTACTAGAAGCGGGAATCCCTCTCTTCCGGTTTGATTATAAAAAAGGAAAGCATGCCTTACTCAATTTATTTTTCACAGTTGTCACATTGGTTATAAATCTTTTCGGAGCTTTTCTCATTTTAATGGCGGCCGATTTTAATGCAAAAAATGGAACAGGAATTCTCAATTTATTTACAATGCCACTTTGGATGAATATTATTTTTGGTCTTTTACTACTAGACCTATTAGGCGCTTGGCTCATTCATTGGATACAGCATCGTGTAAAATGGATGTGGGGATTCCATATTATTCACCATACGGATCAACAAATAGATGTAACTACTAGTTTGCGACACCACCCAGGCGAAAACATATTCAGACTCTTATTTACGGCAATGGCTGTGTTTTTCTCTGGTGCATCTTTCGGTGTCGTCATGATGTATCAAACCCTTTCTGTCATTTTCACCCAGTTGACCCATGCCAATATCAAAATATTCCCAAAAATTGATAAATTCCTTTCTTCCGTTTTTGTCACTCCTAATTTTCACAAGATTCATCACCATAAATCCCTTCCCTATACGGACAGTAATTATGGGAATATTTTCTCTATATGGGATCATATTTTTAAAACATCCAAATATATAAAAAACATGGATAAAATTTTATATGGTCTCGACACACACATGACTCTGAAAGAAAGTTCTAATATTAAAACACTCCTATTAATTCCTTTCCAAAAATATCGCAGTCCGGTTGGGTCTAAGTTTAACGATTAGTCAAAATTAAGTATTTATATGATTGAACTCCTTGGATGGATCGCCACAGCTCTCCTTTTAATTGGCTACTATTTAAATGCTAAAAAGAATCTTAATTCGTGGTTAGTATGGTTAGTAGGAAATTCGGTCATGCTAATTTATGCATTATTCATTAATTCTTATTCTGTGGCATTCTTGTCAGTTGTGTTAGTATTCCTCAATATTTACGGTTTCCGTAGTTGGCGAAAAAACCAATCCTAATATCACAAAATTCTAATTTATTATTGTACCTATGAGATTCAAGATTATATCCATTTCCTGTGCCTGTTTGCTGGGCTGCGCCAGTATCTACCCTGGGAATAATCCCACTGTCGTTTTCGAAGATGGATACCATTTTGGTATTTTGAATAAATCATTGATTAAAAACCATGATACTAATACATGGTTTTCGAAACAGTATGATACCTACCGTCCAGAATTGAATCGGTTAGAACCATCCAACTTGCTGCACATATCCATCAAAGTTTTTATGGGTACATGGTGCCACGACAGCAAGCGAGAAGTTCCCCGATTTTACAAAATATTGGATGAATTAAATTATAATTATGCAAACTTTAAGATTATTGGGTTGACCAAAGATAAAAAAGGATATTTTCATGATTATACATCCTTTAATATTACCCACACACCTACAATTATTTTTTATCGTAACGGTACTGAAATTGGGCGTATCATAGAAAAGCCCGACGGATCTTTGGAATCTCATCTGCTAAGGATAATTTCAAGTTGAAAAAGAGAATCTATTTAATATGGATTTTAGGCGTCGTGGTTTGGAATTATGGTTTCCCTGAAATGTCGCCCTTTGCGGATGTTATGGC is drawn from Candidatus Neomarinimicrobiota bacterium and contains these coding sequences:
- a CDS encoding sterol desaturase family protein, whose protein sequence is MENILQYFENIPTDHRSLLLVGGLAFFFLLEAGIPLFRFDYKKGKHALLNLFFTVVTLVINLFGAFLILMAADFNAKNGTGILNLFTMPLWMNIIFGLLLLDLLGAWLIHWIQHRVKWMWGFHIIHHTDQQIDVTTSLRHHPGENIFRLLFTAMAVFFSGASFGVVMMYQTLSVIFTQLTHANIKIFPKIDKFLSSVFVTPNFHKIHHHKSLPYTDSNYGNIFSIWDHIFKTSKYIKNMDKILYGLDTHMTLKESSNIKTLLLIPFQKYRSPVGSKFND
- a CDS encoding thioredoxin family protein, with the protein product MRFKIISISCACLLGCASIYPGNNPTVVFEDGYHFGILNKSLIKNHDTNTWFSKQYDTYRPELNRLEPSNLLHISIKVFMGTWCHDSKREVPRFYKILDELNYNYANFKIIGLTKDKKGYFHDYTSFNITHTPTIIFYRNGTEIGRIIEKPDGSLESHLLRIISS